In Ruminococcaceae bacterium BL-4, one DNA window encodes the following:
- a CDS encoding protein of unknown function (Evidence 5 : Unknown function) encodes MAGGFFVVNTSNCIISIMLNLDEFSYKAFHFMVFKSIINII; translated from the coding sequence ATGGCCGGGGGATTTTTTGTTGTTAATACGTCTAATTGTATTATTTCAATTATGTTGAATCTTGACGAATTTTCATACAAAGCGTTCCATTTTATGGTATTTAAGAGTATTATTAATATAATATAG
- a CDS encoding conserved membrane protein of unknown function (Evidence 4 : Unknown function but conserved in other organisms) — protein sequence MNMNDFLTWSILGTFAGAAAVTGLLTQLLKGAGSIAKMPTQILSYLIALVVLLISTAANAGFVQPWTVWALVPLNAVLVSTASNGAYQAIARVSNKSGT from the coding sequence ATGAACATGAATGATTTTTTAACCTGGAGTATTCTTGGCACCTTCGCCGGTGCTGCAGCGGTTACAGGACTTTTGACACAGTTACTTAAAGGCGCCGGCTCCATTGCAAAGATGCCGACACAAATTTTAAGCTATCTGATTGCCCTGGTTGTGCTGCTCATCAGCACAGCAGCTAATGCAGGATTTGTGCAGCCTTGGACAGTATGGGCCTTGGTACCGCTCAATGCAGTATTGGTATCGACAGCCAGCAACGGTGCCTACCAGGCAATCGCACGAGTATCCAACAAGTCCGGTACCTAA
- a CDS encoding conserved protein of unknown function (Evidence 4 : Unknown function but conserved in other organisms), with translation MPTEVIVALIAFLGTAVGSWSGIRISNKLVDYRLCQLEEKVAKHNQVVERTYRLEEQIKVANHRISDLEVKEEHYEHE, from the coding sequence ATGCCAACAGAAGTTATTGTTGCGCTGATTGCCTTCTTAGGGACAGCAGTCGGCAGTTGGAGTGGAATCCGCATTTCCAACAAATTAGTGGATTATCGTCTCTGCCAGTTAGAAGAAAAAGTTGCAAAGCATAATCAAGTTGTAGAACGTACCTATAGATTAGAAGAACAGATAAAAGTTGCAAATCACCGAATTAGTGATTTGGAAGTTAAGGAGGAACATTATGAACATGAATGA
- a CDS encoding N-acetylmuramoyl-L-alanine amidase, protein MDIVQMLCPPEKYGIKCPYPMAPTRVVIHNTYNDASARDEIAYMIGNNNECSFHYAVDDQEVVQGIPENRNAWHAGDGNGPGNRQGIAIEICYSLSGGERFDAAERSGAQLAAMLLNKYGWGIDRLTKHQDYMDKYCPHRTLDRGWGRFVQMVQSYMNGNTPSDIVSAASSPADHTGKVSAAYRVRTKEDGWLDEVWDDNDFGGVRGHKITDIAIGVTQGAIRYRVHVCGGDWLPYVTGYDINDDNNGYAGNGQEIDAVEAYYYSPAGMHPLRCAHYKVSPNLQDYYPEQIDDNTGNGMDGFSGKYGNTIDRFQMTVA, encoded by the coding sequence ATGGATATCGTACAAATGCTTTGCCCGCCCGAAAAGTATGGAATCAAGTGCCCCTACCCCATGGCTCCGACCCGCGTCGTAATCCATAATACATATAACGACGCATCCGCACGCGATGAGATTGCTTATATGATCGGAAACAACAACGAGTGTTCTTTTCACTATGCGGTTGACGACCAGGAAGTTGTGCAGGGAATCCCTGAAAACCGGAATGCCTGGCATGCAGGCGATGGAAACGGCCCCGGAAACCGTCAGGGAATCGCGATTGAAATTTGCTACAGTTTATCCGGTGGAGAACGTTTTGACGCCGCAGAGCGCAGCGGTGCGCAGCTGGCGGCTATGCTTCTTAATAAGTATGGCTGGGGGATTGATCGGCTCACAAAGCACCAGGATTATATGGACAAGTATTGTCCCCACAGAACGCTTGACCGTGGCTGGGGACGATTTGTTCAGATGGTGCAGTCCTATATGAATGGGAACACTCCGTCTGATATTGTCAGCGCTGCCAGTTCCCCCGCTGATCATACCGGCAAGGTTAGCGCTGCCTATCGCGTGCGCACCAAAGAGGACGGCTGGCTTGATGAGGTTTGGGACGACAATGACTTTGGCGGTGTGCGAGGGCACAAGATCACTGATATTGCGATCGGTGTCACACAGGGAGCTATCCGCTACCGTGTCCATGTATGCGGCGGTGACTGGCTGCCTTACGTCACCGGCTACGATATCAATGACGACAACAACGGATATGCAGGTAACGGCCAGGAGATCGATGCGGTTGAGGCATATTATTACTCCCCTGCTGGCATGCATCCGCTTCGCTGCGCCCATTACAAGGTCAGCCCTAATCTGCAGGATTATTACCCGGAGCAAATCGACGATAATACCGGTAACGGTATGGACGGTTTTTCCGGGAAGTACGGCAATACAATCGACCGTTTCCAGATGACAGTCGCATAA
- a CDS encoding protein of unknown function (Evidence 5 : Unknown function), translated as MAEWYGGNSDYSYYWGSSTTQAYLSASVEIISEYTARVHVHASTTCINGGMSEYGVHTQCGVENYSADGEGIYNGNGNWVGQVEGSWDFSRSDSDYDVTVFGKYWGDTVNGYGPAGNNGEVDGTLTIPARPYYAAGAPSAKVSKTQVPIGMAITLSWAKSSTQGNANFDHFEVTDGLGVRLYVGSGTSIQTVPSKILDQYGKDNYYNRISVSNKKKGWVYYAVWEVHEWYGSYPSSPVCWVGVEVKSGVITMYDSSGKKHVGLVTAYDANGKPHYVLISAYDLSGKKHDTQ; from the coding sequence ATGGCTGAATGGTATGGCGGCAATAGCGACTACAGTTATTACTGGGGCTCTAGCACCACCCAAGCATACTTATCCGCATCTGTCGAAATTATCAGCGAATATACGGCACGTGTCCATGTACACGCATCCACGACCTGTATCAATGGTGGAATGAGTGAATACGGTGTTCACACACAGTGCGGCGTTGAAAATTACAGCGCAGACGGAGAAGGAATTTACAACGGAAACGGGAACTGGGTCGGGCAAGTAGAAGGTTCCTGGGACTTTAGCCGGAGTGACAGTGATTACGACGTCACCGTATTCGGAAAATACTGGGGCGATACGGTCAATGGATACGGTCCTGCAGGCAACAACGGCGAGGTTGATGGAACTCTTACCATTCCCGCGCGGCCTTATTACGCAGCCGGCGCTCCGTCCGCTAAAGTATCTAAGACGCAAGTACCGATCGGAATGGCGATCACGTTATCGTGGGCAAAGTCCAGTACACAGGGCAACGCAAATTTCGACCATTTCGAAGTTACTGACGGACTCGGCGTGCGGCTGTATGTCGGATCCGGAACAAGTATTCAGACGGTACCGAGCAAAATACTTGATCAGTACGGCAAAGACAATTACTACAATCGGATATCAGTTTCCAATAAGAAAAAAGGCTGGGTCTATTATGCAGTCTGGGAAGTTCACGAGTGGTACGGATCTTATCCGTCCTCCCCCGTTTGCTGGGTTGGCGTGGAAGTTAAATCCGGTGTGATCACGATGTACGATTCCAGCGGCAAAAAGCACGTTGGGCTCGTGACTGCCTATGATGCAAATGGAAAGCCCCATTATGTTTTGATATCGGCTTACGATTTGAGCGGAAAAAAGCATGATACACAATAA
- a CDS encoding protein of unknown function (Evidence 5 : Unknown function) has translation MAEHCSFFNGPTYSAADFAAYFASFFKNGVFAKPADGLKIRALHNDMRITVLPGVAFIDGYRYELDNSDGEFNLTVPTADGALDRIDIIVVRRDLINQNAKLTYIAGTPASSPTIPPLSRTSDIDDIKLCQIKVAKGAVKISDSNIEDFRFDNSVCGIVASAVTDVSTKELFAQYNTMYQDFQTKVNNAFSTWFANVQNTLSGDTAGNLLQKINAINESKGHANGIAGLNKDGTVPPEQGGTGEKSLSDTRNAMGLGSSGPVPVSSGGTGQNSLAASRSVMGLGNTTGPLPIANGGHGCNNRVDGLHAMGINWGTSAAPATAAANSFYIQLL, from the coding sequence ATGGCAGAACATTGCAGTTTCTTTAATGGGCCCACTTATTCTGCAGCAGATTTCGCTGCATATTTTGCATCATTTTTTAAAAACGGAGTTTTTGCAAAGCCAGCAGATGGACTTAAAATCAGGGCGCTCCATAACGATATGCGGATAACCGTATTACCTGGCGTCGCTTTTATCGACGGGTACCGATATGAGCTCGACAACAGTGACGGAGAATTTAACCTTACCGTTCCGACGGCTGACGGGGCACTTGACCGAATCGACATTATCGTTGTACGGCGCGACCTTATTAACCAAAACGCAAAACTCACTTATATAGCCGGCACTCCTGCAAGTAGTCCAACGATTCCTCCCCTTAGTCGGACATCTGATATCGACGATATTAAGCTGTGCCAAATCAAAGTTGCCAAAGGTGCAGTAAAAATATCTGATTCAAATATTGAAGACTTCAGATTTGACAATAGTGTGTGTGGAATTGTAGCATCAGCAGTCACTGATGTCTCTACCAAAGAATTGTTTGCGCAATACAATACGATGTATCAGGACTTTCAGACCAAGGTTAACAATGCATTTAGTACCTGGTTTGCAAACGTCCAAAACACATTATCCGGAGACACGGCGGGAAATCTGCTCCAAAAAATTAATGCAATCAATGAGTCAAAAGGTCATGCAAACGGTATCGCCGGACTGAACAAAGATGGAACCGTTCCCCCAGAGCAGGGCGGCACCGGAGAAAAATCCTTATCTGACACCCGTAATGCTATGGGATTAGGATCATCCGGTCCCGTACCGGTATCCAGCGGAGGCACCGGACAGAATTCACTTGCCGCCAGCCGTAGTGTGATGGGTCTTGGAAATACGACCGGTCCGCTGCCAATTGCCAATGGCGGTCACGGATGTAATAACCGTGTAGATGGTCTGCATGCAATGGGAATTAACTGGGGCACCTCGGCAGCACCTGCTACTGCAGCCGCCAACAGCTTTTATATTCAACTGTTATGA
- a CDS encoding protein of unknown function (Evidence 5 : Unknown function): MSAVANFLMIQFKLGCVTTEQINSLVGKKITQTEADEIIKSNISN, from the coding sequence ATGAGTGCAGTCGCTAATTTTTTGATGATCCAGTTTAAGTTAGGATGCGTTACCACAGAGCAAATTAACTCTCTTGTCGGAAAAAAGATAACTCAAACAGAAGCCGACGAAATTATTAAAAGTAATATTTCTAATTGA
- a CDS encoding conserved protein of unknown function (Evidence 4 : Unknown function but conserved in other organisms): MKILDQQGNEILNPDLTKGHLESDKLTIHHDAVTAVTEQSHLKTVRVYPNGGKDVEKVVDVPAVVGHDAYDEYEDIERYIPYTAEELTAIEKQKNTPTLESRVAALEEMQLAQIMGGDEA, translated from the coding sequence ATGAAAATTTTAGATCAACAGGGCAATGAAATCTTGAATCCGGATCTTACAAAAGGTCATCTGGAATCGGACAAGCTGACGATTCATCATGATGCGGTAACGGCCGTTACAGAACAATCGCACCTAAAGACGGTGCGCGTCTATCCAAATGGTGGAAAGGACGTCGAAAAGGTGGTTGATGTTCCGGCAGTAGTCGGTCATGACGCCTACGATGAGTACGAAGATATTGAGCGGTATATTCCCTACACGGCAGAAGAACTTACCGCAATCGAAAAGCAGAAAAACACTCCGACACTTGAAAGCCGGGTGGCCGCATTGGAGGAGATGCAGCTCGCCCAAATTATGGGAGGGGACGAAGCATGA
- a CDS encoding protein of unknown function (Evidence 5 : Unknown function) codes for MVLTCYTPPPAGQTIPPNYGRIKVTSLDVKRKYNDVGEMDLHCAISPHNLNLLKQENILHKRGDETAYIIKSVEKVDMDGQFELSVIAYDLSILLKDRYNLETQNFNNTELDTVVRTLVGRSLTQNNLTFRDSSAASYMAARSVPHFVLGPALSGTPKVSLQDTYGEVLSLVTKLCQDNDIGFKTVFDRKTWTYRFQLYRGLDRTIGQTTNQRCIFSKKYDTILGESYLENNADYKNVAFVMGEGEDNARIGVFVRLPGTESEIPRELVVDARDLQRNDGESDSSYKARLKQRGLEKLTENKNICTATERIRPDGKKQYKKDWDLGDLVTCMNKDWGYHLNTRIPTVEEVYDSSGATYTPTLGNDIPTQNDKIKKLPIPYAHIVGTPALSTAAYTGEYTDLKGIPDKYDVGDIYISTKSTSPASKYGGTWQQIKDKFLLASGNTYKAGGTGGESTHTLTDAELPYFQVWDGGSNVNNGHTCYTKSSVNQGTYYGFDLCKIGNNQPHNNMPPYLAVYIWERLS; via the coding sequence ATGGTCCTCACTTGCTATACTCCCCCACCCGCCGGACAGACGATCCCGCCCAACTATGGACGAATCAAAGTTACATCACTGGACGTCAAGCGCAAGTACAACGACGTCGGAGAGATGGACTTACACTGTGCCATTTCTCCGCACAATCTTAACCTCCTAAAGCAGGAAAACATTCTGCACAAGCGTGGCGACGAAACGGCCTACATCATTAAAAGTGTAGAAAAAGTGGATATGGACGGTCAATTTGAGCTGTCTGTTATTGCCTATGATCTATCGATCCTGTTAAAAGACCGATATAATCTTGAGACGCAGAATTTTAACAACACGGAACTCGATACTGTTGTGCGAACACTGGTCGGACGATCATTAACTCAAAACAATCTCACTTTTAGGGACTCTTCTGCGGCTTCTTACATGGCAGCACGAAGCGTCCCTCATTTTGTATTAGGACCTGCCTTATCAGGTACTCCCAAAGTAAGCCTACAGGACACCTACGGCGAGGTCTTATCCTTAGTCACCAAATTATGCCAGGATAACGATATCGGCTTTAAAACGGTATTTGACCGCAAAACATGGACATACAGATTCCAGTTATACCGAGGGCTTGACCGGACAATTGGTCAAACAACTAATCAACGCTGCATCTTTTCCAAAAAGTATGACACTATCCTCGGAGAAAGCTATTTGGAGAATAACGCTGATTACAAAAACGTCGCCTTTGTGATGGGTGAAGGCGAAGACAACGCGCGTATCGGCGTATTTGTCAGACTACCCGGTACAGAATCAGAAATTCCTAGGGAACTCGTAGTTGATGCCCGAGATCTGCAGCGTAATGACGGCGAGTCAGACAGCAGCTACAAGGCAAGGCTAAAGCAGCGTGGTTTAGAAAAGCTGACCGAAAACAAAAACATCTGTACTGCAACAGAACGAATCCGGCCGGACGGAAAAAAGCAATACAAAAAAGACTGGGACTTAGGAGACCTTGTCACCTGCATGAATAAGGACTGGGGATATCACCTTAATACCAGAATTCCAACGGTGGAAGAGGTCTATGATTCTTCCGGCGCAACATACACCCCAACGCTCGGGAATGACATTCCGACGCAAAACGATAAGATCAAAAAGCTGCCTATCCCCTACGCTCATATCGTGGGAACTCCAGCATTATCCACCGCGGCCTACACTGGAGAATACACGGATTTGAAGGGCATTCCGGACAAGTACGACGTGGGAGATATTTATATCAGCACCAAGAGTACCAGCCCCGCATCAAAATACGGCGGCACATGGCAGCAAATTAAAGATAAATTTTTGCTTGCCTCCGGAAACACCTACAAAGCCGGAGGCACGGGAGGGGAATCCACTCACACTTTAACAGATGCTGAACTGCCTTATTTTCAAGTGTGGGATGGAGGCAGTAATGTTAATAACGGCCACACTTGTTATACTAAAAGTTCTGTAAACCAGGGTACGTATTATGGATTTGATCTGTGTAAAATTGGTAATAATCAGCCACACAACAACATGCCGCCTTATTTGGCAGTTTATATTTGGGAACGATTATCTTAA
- a CDS encoding putative Phage tail protein (Evidence 3 : Putative function from multiple computational evidences), translating to MEYFKNLTTRKQFDIDYDRRILYTYDLGMIPANFTTSKGVDQIGESVLHTDLGPRPLEFVCYLKADSQTEMDLLERSVRSFFNPLQKFQYVDTIKDRVISFRIKNTPDIKDNHADDTSLLLEFDLAATAYEPCYRAIDSKSIQLAQWIKKFKFPTAFKAITFATREQSLIKNIYNPGDLPCGMLITFQAHAAIKNPGILNANTREYFQFDHLDMQSGDVVTVDTENQSADLLRGGVHTDISNCVDPDCDYLQLHAGDNVLRYYSDTNTDNLDCGITYDPIYL from the coding sequence ATGGAATACTTTAAAAATCTCACGACCAGAAAACAATTCGATATCGACTATGACCGCAGGATCTTATACACCTATGATCTAGGAATGATTCCCGCAAACTTTACGACGTCAAAAGGGGTTGATCAAATCGGAGAATCCGTCCTGCATACGGATCTCGGACCCCGGCCACTGGAATTTGTATGTTATCTGAAGGCAGACTCACAAACAGAAATGGATTTATTGGAACGCTCCGTGCGTTCCTTTTTTAATCCGTTGCAGAAATTCCAGTATGTAGACACCATTAAAGACCGCGTGATCTCTTTCCGAATCAAAAACACGCCGGATATCAAAGACAATCATGCAGACGACACCTCATTGCTGCTGGAATTCGACTTAGCCGCTACGGCATATGAGCCGTGCTACAGAGCGATTGATTCAAAGTCCATACAGCTTGCACAGTGGATCAAAAAGTTCAAGTTTCCAACCGCCTTTAAAGCGATTACTTTTGCTACCCGTGAGCAGTCATTAATTAAAAACATCTATAACCCCGGAGATCTGCCATGCGGAATGCTGATCACTTTTCAGGCACATGCAGCAATCAAAAATCCCGGCATCCTCAACGCAAATACCCGCGAGTATTTCCAGTTTGACCATTTGGATATGCAGTCGGGGGATGTTGTCACGGTGGATACGGAAAACCAGTCTGCAGATCTGCTGCGAGGTGGAGTACACACAGATATCAGTAATTGCGTCGATCCGGACTGTGACTATCTGCAGCTCCACGCCGGAGATAACGTTCTGCGGTATTATTCTGACACAAACACAGACAACCTGGACTGCGGGATCACTTATGATCCAATTTATCTATGA